The following proteins come from a genomic window of Nostoc sp. TCL26-01:
- a CDS encoding phytanoyl-CoA dioxygenase yields the protein MPNNIQEKISSLSFELDYQARLKKHSKNLPPLEPGDRQILNTLKRDGIYITNLAELGFNSSSQMLSISDQILPTMGQANYNSASENHPEIYIVTDLPEFYNWGSEPRLLNIIENYIGLPVAYHGVHLRKDFPNENQFATLLWHRDIEDRRVLKVIVYLNDVDTEQGPFEYVPLAFTSLPKLNYYRIKYKIKNTGGIDDQTLNQIVPKSAWKSCTGKAGTVILADTRRLLHHGTLRTQERSTLFFAYTANPPKQPQLCTHFWDNSYPKPDFIRASAEVKVDDIPTLVK from the coding sequence ATGCCAAATAACATCCAAGAAAAAATCAGTTCGTTAAGTTTTGAATTAGATTATCAAGCGAGACTAAAAAAACACAGCAAAAATTTACCCCCATTGGAACCAGGCGATCGCCAAATCTTAAATACTCTCAAACGCGACGGTATTTATATTACGAACTTAGCAGAATTAGGCTTTAATTCCAGTTCCCAAATGCTGAGTATATCTGACCAAATTTTACCGACTATGGGTCAGGCAAATTACAATTCTGCTAGTGAAAATCACCCAGAAATTTACATTGTTACCGACTTACCAGAATTTTATAACTGGGGAAGTGAACCAAGACTACTCAACATAATCGAAAACTATATTGGTCTTCCTGTCGCCTATCATGGTGTCCATTTACGCAAAGATTTTCCTAACGAAAATCAATTTGCTACATTATTATGGCATAGAGATATTGAAGATCGTCGTGTTTTGAAAGTCATTGTTTACTTAAATGATGTAGACACAGAACAAGGGCCTTTTGAATACGTACCGCTTGCTTTTACTTCCTTACCTAAACTTAATTATTATCGGATTAAGTACAAGATTAAAAACACAGGTGGAATCGATGATCAAACATTAAATCAAATTGTCCCCAAATCAGCTTGGAAGTCTTGTACAGGTAAAGCAGGAACAGTTATCTTAGCTGATACCAGAAGACTTTTACATCATGGTACTCTCCGCACTCAAGAACGCTCAACGCTATTTTTTGCCTACACAGCTAACCCACCCAAACAACCCCAACTTTGTACTCACTTCTGGGATAATTCCTATCCTAAACCAGACTTTATTCGAGCATCTGCTGAAGTAAAAGTGGATGATATACCGACTTTGGTAAAATAA
- a CDS encoding phytanoyl-CoA dioxygenase family protein — MLETIQNQISTLSSELVYRLKLWQHQYNLPALDAGDRLIVNTLKTEGVYITNLEELGLTSTTELLTSAHSQLAQTSTVSNQNTSRRLPQIYTVTDLAAFSNWGQETRLLQIIENYLGLPVAFQGVHLRKDFPNQHQFGTLLWHKDSEDRKMVKIIIYLNDVDEKHGAFEYVPVHLTSFPHRNAYRINHKLKQSGYLGLTDEQLEAIISKSAWKSCPGAAGTVIITDPRTAIHHGTIRTQERPALFFVYTANPPKRPELCTQYWDQTYARPEINQVPV; from the coding sequence ATGTTGGAGACAATTCAAAATCAAATATCTACATTAAGCTCTGAGTTGGTTTATAGATTAAAGCTATGGCAACATCAGTATAATTTACCAGCTTTAGATGCAGGCGATCGCCTAATTGTCAATACCCTTAAAACAGAAGGTGTTTACATCACCAATTTAGAGGAATTAGGCTTAACATCTACTACAGAGTTATTAACATCTGCTCATAGTCAATTAGCACAAACGTCAACAGTGAGCAATCAAAATACATCGAGAAGATTGCCACAAATTTACACAGTTACAGACCTAGCAGCATTTAGCAATTGGGGACAAGAAACTCGATTATTACAGATAATTGAAAACTATCTTGGTCTACCTGTTGCTTTTCAAGGTGTCCATTTACGCAAAGATTTCCCTAATCAACACCAGTTTGGTACTTTACTCTGGCATAAAGATTCTGAAGACCGCAAAATGGTGAAAATTATCATCTACTTAAATGATGTAGATGAAAAACACGGTGCTTTTGAATATGTTCCTGTGCATTTAACATCATTTCCTCATAGGAATGCTTATCGAATTAATCACAAATTAAAGCAGTCCGGATATCTGGGATTAACCGATGAACAATTAGAAGCAATTATCTCTAAATCCGCATGGAAATCTTGCCCAGGTGCAGCAGGTACAGTAATTATTACTGATCCCAGAACGGCTATACACCACGGGACAATTCGCACCCAAGAACGACCAGCCCTATTTTTTGTTTACACTGCTAATCCCCCCAAACGTCCAGAACTTTGTACACAATACTGGGATCAAACTTACGCTAGACCAGAAATAAATCAAGTTCCTGTTTAG
- the rfbC gene encoding dTDP-4-dehydrorhamnose 3,5-epimerase — protein sequence MIFTTTSLKDAFIVDLEEKPDHRGFFARTFCANEFSAHGLKPVVAQCNLSYNYKKGTLRGMHYQLKPAAETKLIRCIKGAIYDVIIDMRPESPTFLSHFGVELTAENRRGLYVPEMFAHGYQALTDDAEVVYQVGEFYTPGYEKGLRYNDPFFNIEWPLEVTVISDKDANWPLLETLPIGSPDPVEAVC from the coding sequence ATGATTTTTACTACTACATCACTTAAAGACGCATTTATTGTTGACTTAGAAGAAAAGCCAGATCATCGTGGCTTCTTTGCCCGGACTTTTTGTGCTAACGAATTTTCTGCACATGGGTTAAAACCAGTAGTGGCTCAATGTAACCTTTCATATAACTATAAAAAAGGCACATTACGAGGTATGCACTATCAACTTAAACCAGCCGCAGAAACAAAATTAATTCGCTGCATTAAAGGTGCTATCTATGATGTCATTATTGATATGCGTCCTGAGTCACCAACATTTTTATCCCACTTCGGTGTAGAACTGACCGCCGAAAATCGTCGGGGTTTATATGTTCCAGAAATGTTTGCCCACGGTTATCAAGCGCTGACTGATGATGCGGAAGTTGTCTATCAAGTAGGTGAATTTTACACCCCAGGTTATGAAAAAGGTCTACGTTACAACGACCCATTTTTTAACATTGAATGGCCTTTAGAAGTAACTGTAATTTCTGATAAAGATGCTAATTGGCCTTTATTAGAAACTTTACCAATTGGTAGCCCAGATCCGGTGGAAGCGGTTTGTTAA